One Photobacterium sp. TY1-4 genomic window carries:
- a CDS encoding DMT family transporter, whose product MTGFTANKAVFNTLLTALTPVIWGSTYIVTTEWLPPDRPFTAALIRCLPAGLLLILWSRAALPARIWPKLLTLSLLNIGIFQALLFVAAYRLPGGIAAVVGAIQPLLVMLLAWSIDHNRPALVTLGAGLASILGMSLLFVSPDSQWDPIGLTAAAAGTGAMALGTFLSRRWQTGIPLLAFSGWQLFIGGLFLAPVAMLVDPPLPQLTPENLMGYGYLTIFGALIAYTLWFRGIKLLTPTSVSALGLLSPLTALILGWVVLDQFLDLRQMGGILTVLIAITVLQWQPAPKKLQPQKA is encoded by the coding sequence ATGACAGGTTTCACGGCAAACAAAGCTGTTTTCAATACTCTGCTCACGGCGCTGACACCGGTGATCTGGGGCTCCACCTACATCGTGACGACCGAGTGGCTGCCGCCGGATCGCCCGTTTACTGCAGCACTGATCCGCTGCCTGCCGGCAGGATTGCTGCTGATCCTGTGGAGCCGGGCGGCGCTGCCGGCACGGATTTGGCCCAAACTGCTCACTCTGTCGCTGCTCAATATCGGGATCTTCCAGGCGTTGCTGTTTGTTGCGGCCTACCGTCTGCCGGGCGGCATTGCCGCCGTGGTCGGGGCCATTCAGCCCCTGCTGGTGATGTTGCTGGCCTGGTCTATCGATCACAATCGGCCCGCATTGGTCACATTAGGCGCTGGGCTTGCCAGCATTCTGGGGATGTCGCTGCTGTTTGTCTCTCCCGACAGTCAGTGGGATCCCATCGGCTTAACAGCAGCGGCGGCCGGGACTGGTGCCATGGCTTTAGGTACGTTTCTGTCTCGTCGCTGGCAGACCGGGATTCCCCTGCTGGCCTTTAGCGGATGGCAGCTATTTATCGGCGGCTTGTTCCTGGCCCCGGTCGCCATGCTGGTCGACCCACCGCTACCGCAACTGACCCCGGAAAACCTGATGGGCTACGGCTACCTGACCATTTTCGGCGCCCTGATTGCCTACACCCTGTGGTTCCGAGGCATCAAGCTGCTGACACCCACCTCGGTCTCAGCGCTGGGGCTGCTGAGTCCGCTCACCGCGCTGATACTTGGCTGGGTGGTGCTGGATCAGTTCCTGGATCTGCGCCAGATGGGTGGTATCCTGACCGTGCTGATTGCCATTACCGTGCTCCAGTGGCAACCTGCACCAAAAAAGCTGCAACCTCAAAAAGCCTGA
- a CDS encoding GlxA family transcriptional regulator — translation MQFLRRQSVPKQSSPQHRRSPQHQIAVALYDGVVPTDAFLPCDTFSRVTLRNGDHPYQVKLCADSPEIRHPFGTLAAPHTYADLIQADTVILPGLHDPLAPLPEALIAAVQQAAQRGARIASICTGAFVLAATGLLNGRRATTHWHYAGLLQDKYPTITVDPDVLYIDHGQLLTSAGALAGVDLCLHLIRSDFGADVAALCARMSVMPLERSGGQKQFIPSPPVADSTHSLQPLLQWAEGHLAEAITVTELARRSAMSSRTLHRRFLEQLGIPPTTWLLQRRIHLARQLLESTHHSIEQVAGESGLGSAANLRKQFLQVVGTSPSAYRKAFRSPVPEARTQEREREQEQAEP, via the coding sequence ATGCAATTTTTACGCAGGCAATCAGTACCCAAGCAATCATCTCCCCAGCACCGCCGGTCCCCACAACATCAGATCGCCGTGGCGCTCTATGACGGCGTGGTCCCGACCGATGCTTTCCTGCCCTGCGATACCTTTTCGCGGGTCACGTTACGCAACGGAGACCACCCGTATCAGGTGAAACTGTGCGCCGATTCGCCCGAGATCCGGCACCCGTTCGGCACCCTCGCAGCACCACACACCTATGCGGATCTGATCCAGGCCGATACGGTGATCCTGCCCGGTCTCCATGATCCGCTCGCCCCTTTACCGGAGGCACTCATCGCCGCCGTGCAACAGGCGGCCCAACGCGGCGCCCGAATCGCTTCCATCTGCACCGGTGCGTTTGTGCTGGCGGCTACGGGGCTCTTGAATGGCCGCCGGGCAACCACACACTGGCACTATGCCGGATTGCTCCAGGACAAGTACCCGACCATCACTGTCGATCCGGACGTGCTGTACATCGACCACGGACAGCTGCTGACTTCCGCCGGTGCCCTGGCCGGGGTCGATCTCTGTCTGCATCTGATCCGCAGCGATTTCGGCGCCGACGTCGCAGCCCTCTGCGCCCGGATGTCAGTGATGCCGCTGGAGCGCAGCGGCGGTCAGAAACAATTCATTCCCTCCCCGCCGGTTGCCGACAGTACGCACTCACTCCAGCCGCTGCTGCAATGGGCGGAAGGCCATCTGGCCGAGGCGATCACCGTGACCGAACTGGCCAGGCGAAGCGCCATGAGCTCACGTACCTTGCATCGTCGGTTTCTCGAGCAGTTGGGGATCCCGCCCACCACCTGGCTGCTCCAGCGCCGGATCCACCTCGCCCGGCAATTGCTGGAATCAACCCACCACTCCATCGAGCAGGTTGCCGGGGAAAGCGGCTTGGGCTCTGCTGCCAATCTGCGCAAGCAATTCCTGCAGGTGGTCGGCACCAGCCCGAGCGCCTATCGCAAAGCGTTTCGCAGCCCGGTCCCGGAAGCACGCACACAAGAACGGGAACGGGAGCAGGAACAAGCTGAGCCCTGA
- a CDS encoding hybrid-cluster NAD(P)-dependent oxidoreductase, protein MSQSATPQAAVLSQINVFPVKSIRGLSLSQAWVEKQGLSFDRRFMVAKPDGSMITARKHPALIKVTATLQPQGLTLSYPEMSPLVLKYDQFALNETDTQVWKDNFSAYTTTSRADTWFSHLLGEPVKLLFTGEQSNRVRPKIQQNVSFADGYPMLVISEGSLQALNDRSTQYHSMDQFRTNLVVSGTEAFAEDNWKRIRIGEVEFEAVKPCARCIMTTVNPKTGQFNALKEPLATLLKFRADRSGDVFFGQNLVARNEGVIRAGDPVEVLETKPKEVYPDNSTLNLTLTCVERETIARDFCTFWLEPVKQQTLPAYQPGQHLPIQLEINGEFISRRYTLSSSPSRPGRYAISVKRVDEGRVSNWLHDHFQVGDSLVAEQPNGSFHLGVHTDKLLLLSAGSGITPMLSMLRYLADHQQIKDVVFYHQCRTRQDIPCQQELDLLTAQFPQLSVQIALSRPDTSWQGLTGRLDDGHLNQIPALNERQVFVCGPGEFMSEAKRLLLARGLDESHYHQEAFGPIRGNAAPVKAVTISVNGNLFEGDNQKTLLDQAEDAGLGLAYSCRAGFCGSCKVTLESGQVEQPDVPALLPGDQEAGRVLACCCIPKTDIEVVS, encoded by the coding sequence GTGAGTCAGTCAGCCACCCCGCAAGCCGCCGTGCTTTCGCAAATCAACGTCTTTCCGGTCAAATCGATTCGTGGCCTGAGCCTGTCGCAAGCCTGGGTCGAAAAACAAGGCCTCAGCTTCGATCGCCGCTTTATGGTCGCCAAACCCGATGGCAGTATGATCACCGCCCGCAAACACCCGGCCCTGATCAAAGTGACCGCCACGCTCCAACCGCAGGGCCTGACCCTGAGCTACCCGGAGATGTCGCCGCTGGTGCTGAAATACGACCAATTCGCCCTGAACGAAACCGATACCCAGGTGTGGAAAGACAATTTCAGCGCCTATACCACCACGTCGAGAGCCGATACCTGGTTCAGCCATCTCCTCGGCGAGCCGGTCAAACTACTCTTTACCGGCGAGCAATCTAACCGGGTACGGCCGAAAATCCAGCAAAACGTCAGCTTTGCCGATGGTTACCCTATGCTAGTGATCAGTGAAGGTTCGCTGCAAGCGCTGAACGATCGCAGCACCCAGTACCACTCCATGGATCAGTTTCGCACCAACCTGGTGGTGTCCGGCACCGAAGCCTTTGCCGAAGACAACTGGAAACGCATTCGGATCGGAGAAGTGGAATTTGAAGCAGTGAAACCCTGTGCGCGCTGTATTATGACCACGGTCAACCCGAAAACCGGCCAATTCAACGCACTCAAAGAGCCATTGGCCACCCTGCTGAAATTCCGCGCCGATCGGAGCGGTGATGTCTTTTTCGGTCAGAATCTCGTCGCCCGTAACGAAGGCGTGATCAGAGCCGGCGATCCTGTTGAGGTGCTGGAAACCAAACCCAAAGAAGTTTATCCCGACAACAGCACCCTGAATCTGACGCTCACCTGCGTCGAGCGTGAAACCATTGCCCGGGATTTCTGTACCTTCTGGCTCGAACCGGTCAAACAGCAGACCCTGCCCGCCTACCAGCCGGGCCAGCACCTGCCAATCCAACTGGAAATCAATGGCGAGTTTATCTCCCGCCGGTACACCCTTTCTTCGAGCCCGTCACGCCCCGGCCGTTACGCCATCTCCGTCAAACGTGTCGACGAAGGACGGGTGTCCAACTGGCTCCATGATCACTTCCAGGTCGGTGACAGCCTGGTGGCCGAGCAGCCGAACGGTAGCTTCCACCTGGGGGTCCACACCGACAAGCTGCTCCTGCTCTCGGCGGGCAGCGGGATCACCCCGATGCTCTCCATGCTGCGCTATCTGGCCGACCATCAGCAGATTAAGGATGTGGTGTTTTATCATCAGTGCCGCACCCGGCAGGACATTCCATGCCAACAAGAATTGGATTTGCTGACCGCACAGTTCCCGCAGCTCAGCGTGCAGATCGCCCTCAGCCGCCCGGATACATCATGGCAAGGGCTCACAGGTCGTCTGGACGACGGACACCTGAACCAGATCCCGGCCCTGAATGAACGCCAGGTCTTTGTCTGCGGTCCGGGGGAGTTTATGAGTGAGGCCAAACGCCTGCTGCTGGCCCGCGGCCTGGATGAGTCCCACTATCATCAGGAAGCCTTCGGCCCGATCCGGGGCAACGCCGCGCCGGTTAAAGCCGTCACCATAAGCGTCAATGGCAACTTGTTTGAGGGGGATAACCAGAAAACCCTGCTCGATCAGGCCGAAGATGCCGGGCTGGGCCTTGCTTACAGCTGCCGTGCCGGATTCTGCGGCAGTTGTAAAGTGACGCTTGAATCGGGGCAGGTTGAGCAACCGGATGTACCGGCCCTGCTGCCGGGCGATCAAGAAGCGGGTCGGGTGCTGGCCTGTTGCTGTATTCCGAAAACGGATATCGAAGTGGTTTCTTGA
- the tnaC gene encoding tryptophanase leader peptide encodes MNKLVILSDWFTLDYKIAFFFPSN; translated from the coding sequence ATGAATAAATTAGTCATACTCAGCGATTGGTTTACCCTCGACTATAAAATTGCTTTCTTTTTCCCTTCGAACTAA
- a CDS encoding copper resistance protein NlpE, translating to MKKTLLVLAIAGLALAGCDQQSSSTQAQADAAATQEQQVALTGTEQANAVQTGTDAMTAQADYVDTDHNAQNALDWNGTYQGTLPCVDCDGIEVTLTLNMDGTYSLNEKYLGKENGEFSSNGNFNWNAAGNTISVPTEDGAFAQYFVAENQLFRLDQQGQRITGDLAEKYILSKQ from the coding sequence ATGAAAAAGACACTACTGGTACTGGCGATTGCAGGGTTGGCACTGGCTGGCTGTGATCAGCAATCCTCTTCGACTCAGGCGCAGGCCGATGCCGCGGCAACCCAAGAACAGCAGGTTGCGTTAACAGGCACCGAGCAGGCGAATGCCGTGCAAACCGGTACCGATGCGATGACCGCGCAGGCGGACTATGTTGATACCGACCACAATGCGCAAAATGCCCTGGACTGGAACGGGACCTATCAAGGCACCCTGCCTTGCGTAGATTGCGATGGCATTGAAGTGACGCTGACCCTGAATATGGATGGCACGTATTCGCTGAATGAAAAATATCTGGGGAAAGAAAACGGTGAGTTTTCTTCAAACGGGAATTTTAACTGGAATGCGGCTGGCAATACCATTTCGGTTCCGACGGAAGACGGCGCATTTGCCCAGTATTTTGTGGCCGAGAATCAATTGTTCCGTTTGGATCAGCAAGGCCAGCGGATCACCGGCGACCTTGCCGAGAAGTACATTTTGAGCAAGCAGTAA
- a CDS encoding HD domain-containing protein has protein sequence MSALTTTKPKSGKACMLCHLASGAATSSLSKARNRIFRRQPPYLPPQAYVIPDSALSRKALALVTECSPSFLLNHSLRSYAFGLAMAHKVKQTIDQEVFFVGSVMHDLGLTEAYSGAETFEIEGARAAREFCLRHDLAPQKADLVHEMVALHNSVGVAHRCDPEIALLHFGAGADVAGLWGHDLNRRTIEEVLARFPEEGFKPGMIALIAQEVRHKPQSYMSTLVELGFLKQMAKARW, from the coding sequence ATGAGTGCGTTAACCACCACCAAGCCCAAATCGGGCAAAGCCTGTATGCTGTGCCACCTGGCATCCGGCGCTGCGACTTCATCGCTTAGCAAGGCCCGGAACCGGATATTCCGTCGTCAGCCACCGTATCTGCCGCCGCAAGCGTACGTGATCCCCGATAGTGCGTTGAGCCGGAAAGCCCTGGCACTGGTGACGGAGTGCAGCCCGAGCTTTCTGCTGAATCACTCACTGCGCAGCTATGCCTTCGGGCTGGCGATGGCCCATAAGGTGAAGCAGACGATTGATCAAGAAGTCTTTTTTGTCGGTTCCGTGATGCATGATCTGGGTCTGACCGAGGCTTATTCGGGCGCGGAGACGTTTGAAATTGAAGGTGCACGGGCTGCCCGCGAGTTTTGCCTGCGCCATGATTTGGCTCCCCAGAAAGCGGATCTGGTGCATGAAATGGTGGCATTGCACAACTCGGTGGGGGTGGCGCACCGCTGCGATCCGGAAATTGCGTTGCTGCATTTTGGTGCCGGAGCGGATGTGGCCGGGCTTTGGGGACATGATTTGAACCGGCGAACGATTGAGGAAGTGCTGGCCCGGTTTCCGGAGGAAGGCTTTAAGCCGGGGATGATTGCCTTGATTGCACAGGAAGTCCGCCACAAGCCGCAGAGCTATATGTCGACGTTGGTCGAGCTCGGCTTTCTCAAACAGATGGCGAAAGCGCGCTGGTAG
- the tnaA gene encoding tryptophanase: MENFKHLPEPFRIRVIEPVKTTTREYREQAILDAGMNPFLLDSEDVFIDLLTDSGTGAITQEMQAAMLRGDEAYSGSRSYHALASAVKDIFDYTYTIPTHQGRGAEQIYIPVLIKKREKEKGLDRRKMVALSNYFFDTTQGHTQINCCVAKNVYTEEAFDTSVEADFKGNFDLEKLEQAILEAGPANVPYIVSTITCNSSGGQPVSIANLKAVYEIARKYDIPVIMDSARFAENAYFIQQREPGYQNWSIQEITRESYKYADGLAMSAKKDAMVQMGGLLCFKDDTLFDVYTECRTLCVVQEGFPTYGGLEGGAMERLAVGLYEGMRQDWLAYRIGQVKYLVDGLEAVGIVCQQAGGHAAFVDAGKLLPHIPSDQFPAHALACELYKVAGIRAVEIGSLLQGRDPATGEQMSCPAELLRLTIPRATYTQTHMDFIIEAFEKVKANAMNVKGLTFTYEPAVLRHFTARLKEVETEAVFTPARESAQQTIAAIIAEE, translated from the coding sequence ATGGAAAACTTTAAACATTTACCTGAGCCATTTCGTATTCGTGTCATCGAACCGGTCAAAACAACAACCCGGGAATATCGTGAGCAAGCGATTCTGGACGCCGGAATGAACCCATTTCTGCTTGACAGCGAAGATGTGTTCATTGATTTGCTGACCGACAGCGGCACCGGGGCGATTACCCAGGAGATGCAGGCGGCGATGTTGCGCGGCGATGAAGCCTATAGCGGCAGCCGTAGCTATCATGCCCTGGCGAGTGCAGTGAAAGACATCTTTGACTACACGTATACGATCCCGACGCACCAGGGGCGGGGGGCAGAGCAGATTTATATTCCGGTGCTGATTAAAAAGCGCGAAAAAGAAAAAGGTCTGGATCGCCGTAAAATGGTGGCGCTGTCGAATTATTTCTTTGATACCACCCAGGGACATACTCAAATTAACTGCTGCGTGGCAAAAAATGTCTATACCGAAGAAGCGTTCGACACATCCGTCGAGGCGGATTTTAAAGGTAACTTTGATCTGGAAAAATTAGAGCAGGCGATTTTAGAAGCCGGACCGGCTAATGTACCTTATATTGTCAGCACCATTACTTGTAATTCTTCCGGGGGGCAGCCGGTTTCTATTGCCAATTTAAAAGCTGTGTATGAAATTGCCCGGAAATACGATATTCCGGTGATCATGGATTCGGCCCGTTTTGCGGAAAATGCGTATTTTATTCAACAGCGCGAGCCGGGATATCAGAACTGGTCGATTCAGGAGATAACCCGAGAGTCTTATAAATATGCCGACGGGTTGGCGATGTCGGCCAAGAAAGATGCCATGGTGCAGATGGGCGGGCTGCTTTGTTTTAAAGATGACACGCTGTTTGATGTTTACACCGAATGCCGCACACTGTGTGTGGTGCAGGAAGGCTTTCCGACTTATGGCGGGCTGGAAGGGGGCGCGATGGAGCGCCTGGCCGTCGGTCTCTATGAAGGGATGCGTCAGGACTGGCTGGCGTACCGGATCGGTCAGGTCAAATATCTGGTTGATGGGCTGGAAGCGGTCGGCATTGTGTGTCAGCAGGCCGGTGGCCATGCGGCGTTTGTCGATGCCGGGAAGCTGTTGCCGCATATTCCGTCTGATCAGTTCCCGGCCCATGCGCTGGCGTGTGAGCTGTATAAAGTCGCCGGGATCCGAGCGGTGGAAATCGGTTCCCTGTTGCAGGGCCGCGATCCGGCCACCGGTGAGCAGATGTCGTGTCCGGCAGAATTGCTGCGTCTGACCATTCCGCGGGCAACTTATACCCAAACCCATATGGATTTCATCATTGAGGCATTCGAGAAAGTAAAAGCCAATGCGATGAACGTGAAAGGGCTGACCTTTACTTACGAGCCAGCAGTGCTGCGCCACTTTACTGCCCGGCTCAAAGAGGTAGAAACAGAAGCGGTTTTTACGCCAGCCAGGGAATCGGCGCAGCAAACCATCGCAGCAATCATCGCTGAGGAGTAG
- a CDS encoding cryptochrome/photolyase family protein, which translates to MMSKTNYRTLRLILGDQLNPSHSWYRENQPDTLYLIAELHQEAGYTKHHVQKICAFFAAMQQFAQGLRQAGHHVLHLTLDDTADFESLPMLLNHLIEQYQITHLDFQRPDEYRLYEQLHRLTLPDGVSLREWDSEHFLLPFAELAEQFPRGKSVLMEHFYRRMRKRFDILMADGKPEGGQWNFDKHNRQTFKSADIKAVPAPLLFANDVGDILKRLKRHQVATIGETGDPLLWPVNRQQAKQLLAFFCKQCLPNFGRFQDAMTEHSPHGWSLYHSRLSFTLNSKMLHPMQVIQAVLDAYRAQPDQIDIAQVEGFIRQILGWREYIRGVYWGNMPNYCNHNALDAQRSLPAFFWDGNTKMACMKAAIGQSLSHAYAHHIQRLMVTGNFCLLAGIHPDEVDAWYLGIYVDAIEWVELPNTRGMSQFADHGVVATKPYAASGNYINKMSDYCRDCHYNVKEKLGEQACPLNSLYWHFLHHHDKQLSRNPRIGMIYRSWDQLSPDQQQAVLDRAEYCLAHLSEL; encoded by the coding sequence ATGATGAGCAAGACAAACTATCGAACACTGCGGCTGATCCTTGGCGATCAGCTCAATCCTTCCCACAGCTGGTATCGGGAGAATCAGCCGGACACCCTGTACCTGATTGCCGAGCTTCACCAGGAAGCCGGCTACACCAAACACCACGTCCAGAAAATCTGCGCGTTTTTTGCCGCCATGCAACAATTCGCCCAAGGACTGCGCCAGGCAGGACATCATGTCTTGCATCTGACTTTGGATGACACGGCTGATTTTGAGTCACTGCCGATGTTGCTCAACCATCTCATCGAGCAATACCAAATCACCCATCTCGATTTTCAGCGCCCCGATGAGTACCGACTTTACGAGCAATTACATCGCCTGACGCTACCTGACGGCGTTTCGCTGCGGGAATGGGATAGTGAGCACTTCCTGCTGCCATTTGCCGAACTCGCCGAGCAGTTTCCCCGAGGGAAATCCGTGCTCATGGAGCACTTTTACCGCCGGATGCGCAAACGTTTTGATATTTTAATGGCAGACGGCAAACCGGAAGGCGGCCAATGGAATTTCGACAAACACAATCGCCAAACCTTCAAATCGGCAGACATCAAGGCCGTTCCGGCACCGCTGCTATTTGCCAATGACGTTGGTGATATTCTAAAACGACTGAAACGACATCAGGTCGCCACCATTGGTGAAACCGGTGATCCATTGCTGTGGCCGGTCAACCGCCAGCAAGCAAAGCAGCTGCTGGCATTTTTCTGCAAACAATGTCTACCGAATTTCGGTCGCTTTCAGGATGCGATGACGGAACACTCGCCCCATGGCTGGAGCTTGTATCACTCCCGGCTCTCATTTACCCTAAACAGCAAAATGCTGCACCCGATGCAGGTGATTCAGGCCGTGTTGGATGCGTACCGAGCACAACCGGACCAAATCGACATCGCTCAGGTGGAAGGGTTTATCCGCCAGATCCTCGGCTGGCGGGAATACATCCGCGGGGTTTACTGGGGTAACATGCCAAATTATTGCAACCACAACGCACTGGATGCCCAACGCAGCCTGCCCGCCTTCTTCTGGGATGGCAACACCAAGATGGCCTGCATGAAAGCGGCCATCGGCCAGTCCTTGAGTCATGCCTATGCTCACCATATTCAACGCCTGATGGTAACCGGGAACTTCTGCCTGCTGGCCGGCATCCATCCCGATGAAGTGGATGCCTGGTATCTGGGGATTTACGTCGATGCGATTGAATGGGTCGAGCTCCCCAACACCCGGGGCATGAGTCAGTTTGCCGATCACGGCGTGGTCGCCACCAAGCCCTATGCCGCCAGCGGGAACTATATCAACAAGATGAGTGACTACTGCCGGGACTGCCATTACAACGTCAAGGAAAAGCTCGGGGAGCAAGCCTGCCCACTCAACAGTCTTTACTGGCATTTTCTCCATCATCATGACAAACAACTGAGCCGAAACCCGCGAATTGGGATGATTTACCGCAGCTGGGATCAACTCAGCCCGGACCAACAACAAGCCGTGTTAGACCGGGCTGAATACTGTTTAGCTCATTTATCGGAGCTGTAA
- a CDS encoding nitroreductase family protein: protein MNPTLSATEQNTVATLLESRSTTGLYDPEKTLAPETIRELVRLASFSPSAFNMQNWYFVAVQSPESKEKLSALAYDQPQIKAAAVTYIVCGQMEEYRELGKTLQLSVDKQIISPAIQQLWVETATSMHENNRQLQRDEAIRSASLSAMSLIIAAEGMGLASGTVGGFDADGIVAEFGLSAQDIPVLLVTVGYASEGNWPQKVRKPVEAILDIC from the coding sequence ATGAACCCGACACTAAGCGCGACTGAACAAAACACCGTTGCCACCCTGCTGGAATCCCGTTCGACAACCGGCCTCTATGATCCGGAGAAAACCCTGGCACCGGAAACCATTCGCGAGCTGGTCCGCCTGGCAAGCTTTTCACCGTCAGCATTTAACATGCAAAACTGGTACTTTGTCGCCGTCCAATCACCGGAAAGCAAAGAAAAACTGTCGGCATTGGCCTACGACCAGCCACAGATCAAAGCGGCCGCAGTGACATATATTGTCTGTGGTCAGATGGAAGAATACCGGGAGCTGGGCAAGACATTGCAACTGTCTGTCGACAAGCAAATCATCTCTCCCGCGATTCAGCAATTGTGGGTGGAAACGGCCACATCGATGCACGAAAATAACCGCCAGTTACAGCGTGATGAAGCCATCCGCTCCGCCTCATTATCAGCCATGAGCCTGATCATTGCGGCCGAAGGCATGGGTCTGGCGTCCGGTACTGTCGGCGGCTTTGACGCGGACGGTATTGTCGCGGAATTTGGCTTAAGTGCGCAGGATATTCCGGTCTTGCTGGTCACGGTTGGGTATGCGAGCGAGGGCAACTGGCCGCAGAAAGTCCGCAAACCGGTCGAGGCGATCCTGGATATCTGCTAG
- a CDS encoding LysR substrate-binding domain-containing protein encodes MFNWEGVSEFVAVAEAESFTAAAKRLGISTAQVSRQISALETRLGTKLFYRTTRKVSTTEVGRVYYQHCRQVLDGLEEAERAITHLQSTPRGTLRITAPVTYGEGTIAPLLNDFACQYPELTIDLHLSNNKVDLIEEGFDLAIRLGKLEDSSMMAKRLGARAIYVCASPDYLSRFGRPDSLSELDAHNCLKGTLDYWRFQEGGKSRNIRVKGSLRCNSGHALTDAALKGLGIVQLPDYYVQPYLDSGQLIPLLDQFTENDDGIYALYPHNRHLSPKVRLLVDFLNEQLQHTPVAHKAK; translated from the coding sequence ATGTTCAATTGGGAAGGTGTCAGTGAGTTTGTCGCCGTGGCGGAAGCGGAAAGTTTTACCGCCGCCGCCAAGCGGCTCGGCATTTCAACCGCTCAGGTCAGCCGCCAGATCAGCGCCCTGGAAACCCGGCTGGGCACCAAGCTGTTTTACCGCACCACCCGCAAGGTCTCGACCACCGAAGTCGGCCGTGTCTATTACCAGCATTGCCGCCAGGTGCTGGACGGCCTGGAAGAAGCGGAGCGAGCCATCACGCACCTACAGAGCACGCCCCGGGGGACCCTGCGGATCACCGCCCCGGTCACCTATGGCGAAGGAACCATTGCCCCGCTGCTCAATGATTTTGCCTGCCAGTATCCCGAGCTGACGATTGATTTGCATCTGTCGAACAACAAAGTCGATCTGATTGAGGAAGGGTTTGATCTGGCAATTCGCCTCGGCAAACTGGAAGACTCCAGCATGATGGCTAAGCGGCTCGGTGCCCGGGCCATTTACGTGTGTGCTTCCCCAGACTACCTGTCCCGCTTCGGCCGCCCGGACTCCCTGTCTGAGCTCGATGCCCATAACTGCCTCAAAGGCACGCTGGATTACTGGCGATTTCAGGAAGGCGGCAAGTCCCGCAACATCCGGGTGAAAGGCTCGCTACGCTGTAACAGTGGCCATGCCCTGACCGATGCGGCGCTCAAAGGGCTGGGCATTGTCCAGCTCCCGGACTACTACGTCCAACCCTATCTCGACAGCGGCCAGCTCATCCCCTTGCTGGACCAGTTCACCGAAAATGACGACGGGATCTACGCGCTGTATCCCCACAATCGCCACCTGTCACCGAAAGTCCGGCTGCTGGTCGATTTCCTCAACGAGCAGTTACAGCACACCCCGGTGGCCCATAAGGCGAAGTAG
- a CDS encoding MarR family winged helix-turn-helix transcriptional regulator, whose product MRKSDTKPDNTAEQTNPPGDAVDAIISQWQNERPDLRLEAMATFGRLKRCAALVQPMLEQTFSEYGLSAWEFDVLATLRRSGAPYRLAPTALFSTLMITSGTMTHRMKRLESNGLIERLPNPTDARSLLVQLTDKGLEMIEKAVTAHVDNIESRLAALDTQQQAQLDEGLKVLLSVLEE is encoded by the coding sequence ATGCGCAAATCAGATACCAAGCCGGACAATACGGCCGAACAGACCAACCCACCGGGAGATGCCGTCGATGCCATTATCAGTCAATGGCAAAACGAGCGGCCCGATTTACGGCTGGAGGCGATGGCGACATTCGGTCGGCTGAAACGTTGTGCTGCCCTGGTTCAGCCCATGCTGGAGCAGACGTTTTCGGAGTACGGCCTCAGCGCCTGGGAATTTGATGTGCTGGCGACCTTGCGTCGCTCCGGTGCGCCGTACCGACTGGCGCCGACGGCGTTGTTTTCGACCTTGATGATTACCTCCGGGACCATGACGCACCGGATGAAACGGCTGGAAAGTAACGGGCTGATCGAGCGCCTGCCCAACCCAACAGATGCCCGCAGTTTGCTGGTTCAGCTGACGGACAAAGGGCTGGAAATGATTGAAAAGGCGGTGACTGCCCATGTCGATAATATCGAATCCCGGCTGGCGGCTTTGGATACTCAGCAGCAGGCACAATTGGATGAAGGACTGAAAGTGCTCTTGTCAGTGCTGGAAGAATGA